Within the candidate division KSB1 bacterium genome, the region ATACAAGGGCACCGTCAAGGTAAAGCATATCGTGGTGCTGTTGCGAGATGATATTGGCATCGAACGGATCAAGGCGTCGGTTAAGCGACCGCTGACGGGCGTGAAGGTGGGCATTCATTACGGCTGCCATTTACTGAAGCCGAGCCAGATCATGCACATCGACGATGCCGATTACCCCAGCCTGTTAGAAAATTTGACCCAGGCCTTGGGCGCCACGCCGCTGACCCACACGGAAAAATTGCTCTGCTGCGGCAAGGGCTGCATGGACGATGAAATGCCGCTGGAGATGACGTACGAGATTTTCGATTCGATGGAATCGGTGGGCGCTGATTGCATGGGCTTGATCTGCCCCACCTGCTTCAATTCATTCGATATGGGACAGATTCTCATCGCCCGCAAAAAGAATCGGGAGTTCAATTTGCCTGTGATCTACTTTTGCCAGATGCTGGGACTGGCGCAGGGATTTACTCCTGAAGAAGTGGGCTTGCACTTGCATCGGATTAAGATTGATCGGATTATGGAGATGATTGGGGCGAAGGAAGCTGCGGTGGAGGTGGCGGCGTAGGTTTTCATTGAGGCTATTATTTTTTTAAATGGAGTGATGGAGTTTTGGAGTGATGAGATGATTGTTTGCTTAACCTAATCAGTTTTTATTTGTTCTCCAGTCATGCATTATGTTTTAAATCAAGATCGAAAAATTCTAATAATTGGATCTATGATAATTTCTTGAAATAGTGATTGCTGAGAATAATTATCACGACTATTTTGATTGGAATAGCATTATGGAACATGCAGTTTTAAATGAAACCCGCCTAAAGGAGATTTTTAAAAGTGCCTTGATTGAAGTTCTTGGGGAAAGAAGGAGTTTGTTCTCTGAGTTGTTACCTGAAGCGCTTGAAGACATAGCGCTAATTCGGGCTATTAAGGAGAATGGACTCCATCGGTGAGCAGAGACGAGGTTTTCAAAATTTTAGAGGGGAATGCGTGAGAGTCAATTTTCATGAGAGCTTCTCTGCTTACTTCAACGGGTAAAAGCCACCAGTGAAGAGGTCGAAACAGCGCCAAGTCTTGACATGATAAATAACTTGCAACAACTCAAAGGTGAAAGAGAATAATTTCGGATTAAAATTAGCAATTATCGGATTGGGTTGAAATTAGAAAATGATACCTTCATATTCATTCGTTTCTTATTCAGGAAGGATATCTGCCGATATTTTCCATGATAACCAAGCAATCCCAAAAGTTTCAATAAGTCATTCATTGATATCGATTGAAAGAATTTTCAAATTAAAATCAAAGGAGATTTTAGATAATACTTTTTAGCGCCAAACCTTACTCAACTACTTAACAAACTTAACCACTCAACAAAGAAAAATTTAATAAACAGGCTATAATAATTCAGAGGACAGACCATGGCAGAATTCATGACCGATACGGATAACTTGAGGATCGGGGTGTTTGTCTGCGAGTGCGGGCTGAACATCGCTGGCTCGGTGGATTGCAAGGCGGTGAGCGATTATGCCGCCACCCTGCCTGGCGTAGTGTTCTCCTGCGTCAATCGCTACACCTGTGCCGATCCGGGTCAGCAGGAGATCAAGCGCAATATTGTCGAGCACAAGCTGAATCGGGTGGTGGTGGCATCCTGTACGCCTCGAATGCACGAGCCGACCTTTCGGAACTGCGTGGCTGAGGTGGGGTTGAATCCCTACCTGTTCGAGATGGCCAACATCCGTGAACATTGTAGCTGGGTGCATTTGTACGATCGAGCGGCGGCGACCGAAAAGGCCAAGGATATCGTGAAAACCTCGGTGGCACGGGCTCGCCACCTATCAGCCCAGCACGAATTGGAAGTGCCTGTAGAACGCAAAGCGCTGGTCATTGGCGGCGGTGTGGCAGGCATTGAGGCGGCGCTCGATCTAGCCGATACGGGCTATCAGGTCTATCTGGTGGAACGACAACCGTCCATTGGTGGGATTATGGCGCAGCTCGATAAGACCTATCCCACAATGGACTGCTCGATATGAATTCTCGGTCCGAAAATGATGGATGTCGGTCGACATCCACGGATCAAATTGTTCACCTATAGCGAAATCGAAAACGTCACAGGCTACATTGGCAATTTCAATGTCAGGATCCGGAAAAAAGCCCGCTATGTTCGAGAGAAAGATTGCACCGCCTGTGGTGAATGCGCCAAAGTCTGCCCCATTGTCGTGCCCAATGAATTCCAGATGGGGTTGTCGCTGCGCAAAGCCATCCATATCCCCTTTCCTCAAGCAGTCCCCTCTGCCTACATTTTGGATATGAATCACTGCCTGGGTAATAATCCCATCGCCTGTGGAAAATGCTATGAGGCCTGTGATAAGAAATGTATCGACTATGACATGCAGGACGAACTAATCGATGTCAAAGTCGGCGCCGTCATTGTGGCTACAGGCATGGATGTTTATGATCCCACCAAATTGGATGACTATGGCTACACCCGTTTCGAGAATGTCATCACCAGCATGGAATTCGAACGGCTAATTTGCTCCGAAGGACCGACCAAGGGCCATTTTATTCGGCCCACTGATCACAAGACGCCGAAACGGATCGGGTTCATCCAGTGCGTTGGCTCGCGCACCCAAGATCCCAATCGAGGTAATCCTTATTGCAGCAACATCTGCTGCATGAATACCATCAAAGACAGCCTGCTGTTGAAAGATCACTACCCTGATACTGAGATCAAAGTTTTCTACATGGATATTCGAGCGTTCGGCAAAGGCTTTGAAGACCTGTTCATGCGTAGCAAGGAAGCAGGCGTGATGTACATCCGTGGCATCCCAGGCGAAATCGAGGAAGATCCGAAGACCAAAAATCTCATATTGACTGTTGAAAATACTACCACCCGTACGGTGGAACAACACGAATTTGATATGGTGGTGCTGTCGGTCGGCGTGATTCCTCGGCAGGACAATGAGATCATTAAAAAGTTTTTCAGTCTGTCCAGCACATCGGATGGATTTTACATGGAATCGCATCCCAAGCTGAAACCAGTCGATGCACCGACAGGCGGCGTCTATTTTGCGGGCTGCGCCGAATATCCCAAGGATGTGAAGGACAGCGTGACCCAGGCGAGTGCCGCAGCCGCACGAGCCGCTACGCTGCTTTCGGCGGGAAAAATCAAGATCGAAGCCATTACCGCTGTTGTTGATGAATCAAAATGTAAACTATGCGGCATCTGCGCCGATGTCTGTCCCTTTAATGCCATTATTTTTGAAAAAGGCGCCAAGACGCCCGCACGGGTGATCGAAGCCTCCTGCAAAGGCTGCGGCACCTGCAGCGCCGAATGCCGTTTCGATGCCATTACCATGCAGCATTTCAGCGATCGCCAGATCTACGCCCAGATCGAGTCGATTCTTTCGGAAAATCCCATGGACAAGATTGTGGCTTTTGCCTGCAACTGGTGCTCTTATGGTGGTGCCGATCTGGCAGGATTGTCTCGGCTGCAATATCCGCCCAATGCCCGTATCAT harbors:
- a CDS encoding CoB--CoM heterodisulfide reductase iron-sulfur subunit B family protein, whose amino-acid sequence is MAKKISVAPFWGCMIPVKYPQMELSVRKTMKAIDVELVDLDQFTCCPDPIYFKARDKVKWLTIAARNLAVAEERGLDIVTMCSGCTSTLQEARFMLAEDPELKKQINQRLKRINKEYKGTVKVKHIVVLLRDDIGIERIKASVKRPLTGVKVGIHYGCHLLKPSQIMHIDDADYPSLLENLTQALGATPLTHTEKLLCCGKGCMDDEMPLEMTYEIFDSMESVGADCMGLICPTCFNSFDMGQILIARKKNREFNLPVIYFCQMLGLAQGFTPEEVGLHLHRIKIDRIMEMIGAKEAAVEVAA
- a CDS encoding NAD-binding protein; amino-acid sequence: MAEFMTDTDNLRIGVFVCECGLNIAGSVDCKAVSDYAATLPGVVFSCVNRYTCADPGQQEIKRNIVEHKLNRVVVASCTPRMHEPTFRNCVAEVGLNPYLFEMANIREHCSWVHLYDRAAATEKAKDIVKTSVARARHLSAQHELEVPVERKALVIGGGVAGIEAALDLADTGYQVYLVERQPSIGGIMAQLDKTYPTMDCSI
- a CDS encoding hydrogenase iron-sulfur subunit produces the protein MMDVGRHPRIKLFTYSEIENVTGYIGNFNVRIRKKARYVREKDCTACGECAKVCPIVVPNEFQMGLSLRKAIHIPFPQAVPSAYILDMNHCLGNNPIACGKCYEACDKKCIDYDMQDELIDVKVGAVIVATGMDVYDPTKLDDYGYTRFENVITSMEFERLICSEGPTKGHFIRPTDHKTPKRIGFIQCVGSRTQDPNRGNPYCSNICCMNTIKDSLLLKDHYPDTEIKVFYMDIRAFGKGFEDLFMRSKEAGVMYIRGIPGEIEEDPKTKNLILTVENTTTRTVEQHEFDMVVLSVGVIPRQDNEIIKKFFSLSSTSDGFYMESHPKLKPVDAPTGGVYFAGCAEYPKDVKDSVTQASAAAARAATLLSAGKIKIEAITAVVDESKCKLCGICADVCPFNAIIFEKGAKTPARVIEASCKGCGTCSAECRFDAITMQHFSDRQIYAQIESILSENPMDKIVAFACNWCSYGGADLAGLSRLQYPPNARIIRTMCSGRVKDKFVLHAFKLGAPIVLVSGCHFADCHYIDANRWTQKRVEKLWDKLEKLGIRPERLQLEWVSAAEGQKWATVMKAVEEMRQKVTKEEVEYTMKVLSEEDKPKVAKPAKEKVEKVAMAASS